A region from the Panicum hallii strain FIL2 chromosome 1, PHallii_v3.1, whole genome shotgun sequence genome encodes:
- the LOC112884684 gene encoding two-component response regulator ORR3: protein MSTMTVPPEPPHVLAVDDSIVDRAVISRLLRSSKYRVTTVDSGKRALEVLSLDRNVHMIITDYCMPEMSGYDLLKRVKESAELRGIPVVIMSSENSPTRIRRCLEEGAEDFLIKPVGASDVSRLCSRLTL from the exons ATGTCGACGATGACGGTGCCGCCAGAGCCACCGCACGTCCTGGCCGTGGACGATAGCATCGTCGACCGTGCGGTCATCTCCAGGCTCCTCCGCAGCTCCAAATACCGAG TTACGACGGTGGACAGTGGCAAGAGAGCGTTGGAGGTTCTCAGCCTG GATCGCAATGTGCACATGATCATCACGGATTACTGCATGCCGGAGATGAGCGGCTACGACCTCCTGAAGCGGGTGAAGGAGTCGGCGGAGCTGCGGGGGATCCCGGTGGTGATCATGTCATCGGAGAACTCACCGACGAGGATCCGGCGGTGTCTGGAGGAGGGCGCTGAGGACTTCCTCATCAAGCCGGTGGGGGCGTCGGATGTGTCGCGCCTCTGCAGCCGCCTCACCCTCTAA